ATCCGTGCCGCTCTCAATCCGGCCAGCGCGGCGGTCTTTTATGACCATATTATCGTCCACGGTGGAGAAGTTGCACCTGAACGCTATATCGCCCTTCTTGACATCCATGCCGATCCCGGCTGCCTCAAATGGACCTCTGCCGGTGTAATATTTGTATGGGTCGTAACCCAAAATTGCGAGGTGGGATGTATCGCTGCCTGCGCGAATCCCAGGCGCTATAGGGTCCATAAGACCACACTCACCCTCGGCTGCGAGCTTGTCCAAATTTGGCTTATCTGCCGCTTCCAGGGGAGTTTTGTTTCCCAGTTCCTTAATCGGCCTGTCACCCAGACCGTCTGCGATCAAAAGCACTGCTTTCGGTGTTGCCATTACTTCCTCCTTATAATAGCTGAAAGTGGAGTGTGGAGAGTGGAAAGTTCAGAATATGCTGCTTTCCACTTTCGGCTTTCCACTGATATTAAGCTGCGATTATTTTGATATATGATCGGGCGCGATATCTGATCGCGACCGCAAAGAAATCTGCGATTTGACATCACAATATTCTCTTCCGGACTGGATCGGATATCCAGCCCGAACAAAGTATCCAACGCATGCTGATGCCGATGGTCGGGGGTATTCCTGCCCCCGACCCTGTATGAAGGGCATTCTTGCCCTTTACGTGTTTCTAATAACCCTGATTGCATCCGCCGCATGTATTGCATGCAGACTGCCGTCCGCACATTTGACGATAAGCGCGCCCGATGGTTTCACGCCATCTATGGTCCCCTCGATCGAACCAGCCTCTGAAGAAACCTCGACCATACGACCGATGCCCCACATGCGTTCTCGCCACCGTCTCAAGATTTCGTCGAACCCACTTGAAAGATAATGGTCGTACACTTCAAGCACTTTTGCAGCAAGACGCTCGCATGCCTCGTCTATATTCGACTGATGCCCGGTCTCGATAGCGACGGAGGTGGCCGTATCCTTTATTTCATTTGCCATCTCGACCTGATTTACATTCAATCCTATCCCGGCTACCGCACCGGAGCCATTTACTGTCTCGACGAGAATTCCTACTATCTTTCTATCGCCCACCAGCACATCGTTCGGCCACTTGAGAGCCGGTTCAAGATTGTGATTCATCTCAAGATAGTCCGCGACACCAAGTGACATTACGAATGTCAGCTCGCCCATTTCAGATATGGGCCTGCCCGGTGTCAGTATTACGCTTATCATCGCGCAATCGCCCGGCTTATCTATCCAGCTTCTGCCGCGCCTGCCGCGTCCACTGCTCTGCGATAGCGCAGTAACGACCGTCCTCTCAGGTTCGCCCCGGCGCAGCATCTCGATTGCTATATCATTGGTCGAAGTCACCATGCCGTAGCGATGGATTCGCATAGGGATCACACTATGTCTCCAACGATCTCCAGGTTGATGTCCATCGCAGGAGCGGAGTGGGTGAGTGCGCCGACTGAAATCAAATCCACACCTGTCTCGGCAATTTCTTTGACACTCTTCAGGCTCACTCCTCCGGAAGCCTCCAGTAATACCTTGCCGTCGGTAAATGTGACTGCTCTGCGCATCTGGTCGAGAGGCATATTGTCGAGCATGACTATGTCTGCCCCGGCTTTGATCGCTTCCTCAAGGCCGTTGATATTGGTAACCTCGACTTCGATCTTGAGAGTATGTGGAGCGCTGTCTTTTGCTGCCTCTATTGCTGCCGTGATACCCCCTGCAGCAGCGATATGATTGTCCTTGATGAGAATGCCGTCGTCCAAGCCGAACCTGTGATTATATCCGCCTCCGCAGGTGACCGCGTATTTTTCGAGCCGCCTGAGGCCGGGTGTGGTCTTGCGTGTGTCGACGATACGCGCCTTGGTGTGTTTGACCTGGTCGACATACTTTGCTGTAAGAGTAGCGATACCTGACATTCTCTGCAAAAAGTTCAGAGCCACCCTTTCGCCCGTGAGGATTGTCCTGGCCTTGCCGGAAACATTGCCGATCACGGTCCCGGCCTTTACATGCTTACCGTCACGGATCAATGGCTCGTACATCGTCTGAGTAAAGAACTCGTGAAAGACGACCCATGCCAACTCCTGACCAGCAATAATTCCGCTCTCTTTGGCAGTAATAACGCCTCGAGCGGTCATGTCATTTGGAATGGTGAGCAGCGTGGTAATGTCGCCGCTGCCCACGTCTTCCGCTATTGCACTTTTGACCACGGATTCCAGGTAGACAGGGTCCAGTCCGATCATATGGCAATCATCCCCTCTATTGCAGCGCGCGCCTTTTCAATTACATCAGCGGACAATGTGATCTCATACTTCATGTCCTCAAGGCTCCAGAGGACCTTCTCAAGCGTAATCTTCTTCATGTTCGGACAAATATTGAGCGGGCTTGGGTTATAGAAAATCTTGTCCGGGTTATCCTTTTTGAGACGATGGAGTATGCCGCGTTCGGTGCAGACTATAAACTCCTTTGCATCGCTGCCGCTTACAAACCGTATCATACCTGATGTGCTCTCGACACCGTCCGCCAGCGCAATTACATCCGGTGTGCACTCGGGATGAGCGATCACCAGCGCATCAGGATGAGCATGCTTAGCGCGCATCACGTCCTGCGAGAGTATGCGGTGATGCGTGGGGCAAAATCCTGAGTATGTGATGACCTGCTTGTTTGTCTTTGACGCTACATATGCCCCGAGGGACTTGTCCGGCACGAAGAGTATCGTGTCGGCAGCCATAGACTCGACTATCTTCACTGCATTAGCTGATGTGCAGCAGATATCGCTTTCGGCTTTGACCTCTGCGCTTGTATTGACATATGCCACCACCGGCAGACCGGGATGCATCTTCTTGAACTCCCTGAGCTGATTGGCATTTATCATGTCTGCCATCGGGCAGCCCGCATGCAGATCGGGGATCAGAACGGTTTTGTCCGGTGAGAGTATTTTGGCGGTCTCAGCCATAAAGTGCACACCGCAAAAGACAATCACTGCCGCGTCCGTCTGTGCGGCTTTGCGCGAAAGCTCGAGTGAATCGCCCGTAAAATCGGCTATGTCCTGCACCTCGCCGAGCTGATAGTTGTGCGCAAGTATTACCGCGCCGCGCTCGGCCTTGAGTGCTTGTATTTTGTCTATTAGTTCGCTCATTAAATAATTTCCTATTTGAATCACGAAAGCACGAATGTGCGAAAACACGAAATTCTATTTTCGTACTTTCCGATAGTACCAAGAATGGTGCGCTGACCAATTAATAAATTAAGTTATTTGCCATGTTATTCCGAGTGCAGTGAGGAATGACAGAGCAAGATGCAACCTTATAGCAAAGGTAAATAAACTTGTGTCATTCCCGCAAAAGCGGGAATCCAGACACCTCTCTTCCGTCGAAGCGCCTGTTCCTGGATTCCCAGTCAAGCTGGGAATGACATATAAGCTTAACCTCCGTTTTGAATTGCAGCCGACAGAGCAATATGCACTTCTTTTCTTGCGTTCTTCATTTTGTGTTTTCGTGATAAAAACCCGCTTTATCCCGAAAAGGCGCTGTCTATCGCTGTCTTTACTGTCAGCACCCCTGCAGGCTCGATCTTGATAGATTTTGAAATCTTGGTTGCGCTGCGGCCTGACATAATGCATTTGTCGAAGCCCAGCCGCGCTGCCTCTTTAAGTCGTTTTTCGGCCTGGCCGACTGCCCGCACCTCACCTGCAAGCCCTATCTCGCCGAGAGCGATAGTGCTGTCGTTTATGCTGCAGTCCGACAGGCTCGACGCTACGGCCAGCGCGACCGCCAGGTCGGCTGCAGGCTCGATGATCCGCACGCCACCGGCCACATTTACGTAAATATCCTTACCCGAAAGGTTAAGTCCGACACGCTTTTCCAGCACGGCAAGGATCATCAAGAGTTTATTATAGTCGATGCCGGTGCATGTGCGCCTCGGGCTGGGGAAATAGCTGGGCGCTACCAATGCCTGTATCTCGACCAGTATAGGCCGCGTGCCTTCCATAGTCGAAGTCACAACCGATCCCGACCCATGCTCCGGCCTCTCGGCGAGCAGCGCTTCAGACGGATTGGGCACCTCGACCAGCCCGACCTCACGCATCTCGAAGATGCCGAGCTCATCCGTCGAGCCGAATCTGTTCTTGACCGCGCGCAACACACGGTAGCTCTGATGCCGGTCTCCCTCAAAGTATAGCACGGTATCGACCATGTGTTCCAGAACCCTCGGACCCGCCAATGAGCCTTCTTTGGTGACATGACCTACTATGAAAACAGGTATTCCGGCGTTTTTTGCGATCCGTGCAAGGGCAGCAGTGCAAGTTCTGACCTGGCTCACAGTCCCAGGCGCGGATGCGAGGTTTGGATCGAACATGGTCTGTATGGAGTCGATTATCACGTATTGAGGAGCAACATTATCGACATAGTGCTCCACGCCGTGGATGTTCGTCTCCGAGACCACGTAGAGCATCGGCGAAGCTATCCCGATCCTGTTGGAGCGCAGCTTTATCTGTTCAGCCGACTCTTCACCAGATACGTATAGCACTTTGCCATTACTTGTGCTTAGATGATTAGCGACCTGTATAAGTATTGTGGATTTTCCTATACCTGGGTCGCCACCAATGAGAACCAGCGAACCCGAAACTACGCCACCGCCAAGCACACGGTCGAACTCCGATATGCCACTGGATATTCGCTGAGCGCCGGTCGCTGTGAGGTCTGTAATTGGTGTAGGAGTGGCGAATTCGCCGGAAAATGCTGTGGCGTGCTTACTGACGGGTGCTTCAGGCGCAACGACTTCTTCGACCAGGCTGCCCCATTCGTCACAGTCCGGGCAGCGCCCCAGCCATTTGGGTGATTCGTAGCCGCATGATTGACAGACAAACTTTGTATGAGTTTTAGCCATAGACTTAAACAAACGGGGCAATCAGACCCATGTCTTTTCACCCCATTTCCATTCGGTATATTTTAGCAGAAGAGCGGAAGGGCTTCAACTGTTTCAGAGAAGCTCATTCCATCCAAAAAAGTCTAGTCGGTGCGCCCGATGTCCAGATATTACGATAAAACGTAGTGGATTTTCCGGTTTTTACATCAACCGCTCTTGCGTCCGGCCGCCAGATGTCTTTAGTAAACGGGTTCGGATGTCCCAGATAAGCTATGAAGCACCCGTCGGGGCTCCATGCAATGCAATTGGAACATATCGAACCCGGCACTCTAGTTGTTCTCTTGTGTCTGCTCGAACAGTCAATTACGACAATCGTATTGTCTATTACCCATGCAACCTGTGCCTTGACTGGGCAAGATGCAAAATACCATGCGTCCTTTAACGGAGTGACAGAACCTGTTTCCAAGTCTACCAGTATTGATTTGACCGCGGATTGTGTTGCATTGTTGCCGAGACTGACTTCATATCGATGCGCAAGGGCAGCATATCGATTGTCGAATGAAAAAGCTGCCCGATCAATCCCATCCATATACTTATCGAGGTCCTGCAGTTTCTTTTTCGACTCGAGATCGTATATGACCTGGCGACCGCGAAATGTGCAGCAGATCAGCCCACCATCATGCGACATTCCAACAGGATCGGACAATCCATCCGGCAAGTTCACATAGTCTTTCTGCCAACTGCCGTCAATATATCGTAGATGCAGCAACTTATGAGGCATCAGGCCGATTATTTGTCCATCCGCCAGCAATAAAAAATTTTTGATTCTTTTCTCGTCCGAATCAAGAGGGCTGGTTCGCAGCCCAAGCTCAACTACATCCTGCAGTTTTGGAGGGCTGGATGAGATGTTAAGAATCTGGAAATCATTGCGATATTCATGCATAACAAGTTTTCCGCTGACAGCTCTCCTGATGTTTGGGTTCTCATTGCCTATCTGGGGCAGATAAATCACAGCCAGAAGTATAGCCGTTAAAAGCGCATAGCTTGCGGTGTTCATTTTTGCCGATATCACGAACGACTGTCTTATCGACCTCGGCAGTCTCATCCGATTGGAAAATACAAACAGGATTAAGCCTTCTGATAATATTGTCAGGACATAACATATAGGCAGGCCGGGCCATAGCTCTGTGCCCTGCGGCATAAAGAATGTGCCGAAGATACTTGTGACTGCATTTATAATAACCAGGCCGCCAAAAGGTGTTTTTCTTCCTTTTGTGTATCTGCGCACGACCAGCGCTTCGACGCCTGAGATCACAAGCAAAACCGGTATAGTGACAATCATCGTTACGACCAACAATGATGCCGCAAGGGGAGACGTGATAACTTGAACGAAGCTGGGTATCCATATATTTGCTTGAGCTGTTGAGGGGACAAATAACATGACAAAAACTGCAAATACAGTCCATTTCCAGTTCTGCGATACAATAGGTCTTGTAATCACGTTCTGTCCTTCCGCAAATATCTATTCGATGTAATGAATTTCCATCCCGCATCCGGCGTAATTGGCCTTGAGCCTCTGAGTGATAGCGATCATGCCGGGCCTCTCAGTCTCGAAGTGACCTGCGTCTATTATTGCAAGGCCATATGCATTCGCGTCTAGTATGTCGTGATGTTTGGTGTCGCCGGTTACGAACACATCGGCTCCCGCATCGAGCGCATCTTTGAAGTGCGACGACCCGCTGCCGCCGAGCACTGCGACTTTTCGCACAGGCTTACTGAAATCGCCCTCCACCTTCAGCCATTTTACTGCAAGGTCGGTGCGTACCTTCTCGGCGAAGTCCTTCAGGCTCATTTCATGTTCTAGAGTGCCGACGCGGCCATAGCCATATATGATCGGGTCATTTGCAAGTTGATAGAGGTCATATGCGACCTCATCGTAAGGGTGTTTTTCGATCATAGCTTCGACGACTGCATCCAGCCATGATTCGGTACAGATCATCTCCAGTCGGAATTCCTCAACCTCCGCGAGTTTGCCTATATCACCCACATATGGATCGGCCATAGGCAGCGGCACAAACGATCCTGTCCCACTCACACGGAAACTGCAGTGAGTATACTGGCCGATCCTGCCGGCGCCAGCCTCGGCCATGGCGTTGCGGACGCTTTCGACGGCCTCTTCAGGGACGAATGTGACGATTTTATAGAATGTGTCCTGCCTGCGGTTTGTGAGAGGCTTGCAGCCTGTCACGCCCAGCAGGTCGGCCAGGATATCGTTTACCCCACCTGGGGCTGTGTCATAGTTCGTATGCATTGCGTAGAGCGCTGTATCGGACTTAATGAGTTTGATTACGCGATTTGCTGTTATCTCATCCGGCGTGAGCGACTTGAGCGGCTTATATATCAACGGGTGGTGCGACACGATCAGATCGGCATTCATCCCCAGCGCACGGTCTATTGTGTGAGGCGAAACATCCACCGTGACACAGATTTTCTTTACTTCACGGCTCTTGTCACCAACATGCAGTCCGACAGGGTCGCCATCTTCGGCCAGTTCCGGTGGAACCCAGTTCTCCAGTTGTTCGATTATGTCGGCTATGATCGGCATCAGCAAACCTCCGATCTTATGTTCCCTTTTTTTGCCTTAAGCACCTTCTCAGATATAAATGCCAAATTCCCGTGGTGAATGGCGCATATTTGATGGAATGATTTTTATAGTGCAATTTTTAGTTCCAAGGAAGGGTTTATTGCCTGATGTTTGTGCTCGTTGGCATCGCAATAGTATTCGGCAGCATCCTGGCTGGATTTAC
The nucleotide sequence above comes from bacterium. Encoded proteins:
- the radA gene encoding DNA repair protein RadA, which codes for MAKTHTKFVCQSCGYESPKWLGRCPDCDEWGSLVEEVVAPEAPVSKHATAFSGEFATPTPITDLTATGAQRISSGISEFDRVLGGGVVSGSLVLIGGDPGIGKSTILIQVANHLSTSNGKVLYVSGEESAEQIKLRSNRIGIASPMLYVVSETNIHGVEHYVDNVAPQYVIIDSIQTMFDPNLASAPGTVSQVRTCTAALARIAKNAGIPVFIVGHVTKEGSLAGPRVLEHMVDTVLYFEGDRHQSYRVLRAVKNRFGSTDELGIFEMREVGLVEVPNPSEALLAERPEHGSGSVVTSTMEGTRPILVEIQALVAPSYFPSPRRTCTGIDYNKLLMILAVLEKRVGLNLSGKDIYVNVAGGVRIIEPAADLAVALAVASSLSDCSINDSTIALGEIGLAGEVRAVGQAEKRLKEAARLGFDKCIMSGRSATKISKSIKIEPAGVLTVKTAIDSAFSG
- a CDS encoding biotin--[acetyl-CoA-carboxylase] ligase; this translates as MRIHRYGMVTSTNDIAIEMLRRGEPERTVVTALSQSSGRGRRGRSWIDKPGDCAMISVILTPGRPISEMGELTFVMSLGVADYLEMNHNLEPALKWPNDVLVGDRKIVGILVETVNGSGAVAGIGLNVNQVEMANEIKDTATSVAIETGHQSNIDEACERLAAKVLEVYDHYLSSGFDEILRRWRERMWGIGRMVEVSSEAGSIEGTIDGVKPSGALIVKCADGSLHAIHAADAIRVIRNT
- the nadC gene encoding carboxylating nicotinate-nucleotide diphosphorylase, whose protein sequence is MIGLDPVYLESVVKSAIAEDVGSGDITTLLTIPNDMTARGVITAKESGIIAGQELAWVVFHEFFTQTMYEPLIRDGKHVKAGTVIGNVSGKARTILTGERVALNFLQRMSGIATLTAKYVDQVKHTKARIVDTRKTTPGLRRLEKYAVTCGGGYNHRFGLDDGILIKDNHIAAAGGITAAIEAAKDSAPHTLKIEVEVTNINGLEEAIKAGADIVMLDNMPLDQMRRAVTFTDGKVLLEASGGVSLKSVKEIAETGVDLISVGALTHSAPAMDINLEIVGDIV
- a CDS encoding Nif3-like dinuclear metal center hexameric protein, yielding MPIIADIIEQLENWVPPELAEDGDPVGLHVGDKSREVKKICVTVDVSPHTIDRALGMNADLIVSHHPLIYKPLKSLTPDEITANRVIKLIKSDTALYAMHTNYDTAPGGVNDILADLLGVTGCKPLTNRRQDTFYKIVTFVPEEAVESVRNAMAEAGAGRIGQYTHCSFRVSGTGSFVPLPMADPYVGDIGKLAEVEEFRLEMICTESWLDAVVEAMIEKHPYDEVAYDLYQLANDPIIYGYGRVGTLEHEMSLKDFAEKVRTDLAVKWLKVEGDFSKPVRKVAVLGGSGSSHFKDALDAGADVFVTGDTKHHDILDANAYGLAIIDAGHFETERPGMIAITQRLKANYAGCGMEIHYIE
- the nadA gene encoding quinolinate synthase NadA, which gives rise to MSELIDKIQALKAERGAVILAHNYQLGEVQDIADFTGDSLELSRKAAQTDAAVIVFCGVHFMAETAKILSPDKTVLIPDLHAGCPMADMINANQLREFKKMHPGLPVVAYVNTSAEVKAESDICCTSANAVKIVESMAADTILFVPDKSLGAYVASKTNKQVITYSGFCPTHHRILSQDVMRAKHAHPDALVIAHPECTPDVIALADGVESTSGMIRFVSGSDAKEFIVCTERGILHRLKKDNPDKIFYNPSPLNICPNMKKITLEKVLWSLEDMKYEITLSADVIEKARAAIEGMIAI
- a CDS encoding DPP IV N-terminal domain-containing protein, with amino-acid sequence MIVTIPVLLVISGVEALVVRRYTKGRKTPFGGLVIINAVTSIFGTFFMPQGTELWPGLPICYVLTILSEGLILFVFSNRMRLPRSIRQSFVISAKMNTASYALLTAILLAVIYLPQIGNENPNIRRAVSGKLVMHEYRNDFQILNISSSPPKLQDVVELGLRTSPLDSDEKRIKNFLLLADGQIIGLMPHKLLHLRYIDGSWQKDYVNLPDGLSDPVGMSHDGGLICCTFRGRQVIYDLESKKKLQDLDKYMDGIDRAAFSFDNRYAALAHRYEVSLGNNATQSAVKSILVDLETGSVTPLKDAWYFASCPVKAQVAWVIDNTIVVIDCSSRHKRTTRVPGSICSNCIAWSPDGCFIAYLGHPNPFTKDIWRPDARAVDVKTGKSTTFYRNIWTSGAPTRLFWME